In Jaculus jaculus isolate mJacJac1 chromosome 11, mJacJac1.mat.Y.cur, whole genome shotgun sequence, the following proteins share a genomic window:
- the LOC101607309 gene encoding small ubiquitin-related modifier 1, which translates to MSDQEAKPSTEDLGDKKEGEYIKLKVIGQDSSEIHFKVKMTTHLKKLKESYCQRQGVPMNSLRFLFEGQRIADNHTPKELGMEEEDVIEVYQEQTGGHSRV; encoded by the coding sequence ATGTCTGACCAGGAGGCAAAACCTTCAACTGAGGACTTGGGTGATAAGAAGGAAGGAGAATACATTAAACTAAAAGTTATTGGACAGGATAGCAGTGAGATTCACTTCAAAGTGAAGATGACAACACAtctcaagaaactcaaagaatcatacTGTCAAAGACAGGGCGTTCCAATGAATTCACTCAGGTTTCTCTTtgaaggtcagaggattgctgatAATCATACTCCAAAAGAACTGGGAATGGAGGAAGAAGATGTGATTGAAGTTTATCAGGAACAAACGGGGGGTCACTCAAgggtttag
- the Prss27 gene encoding serine protease 27, translating into MSNLHDSSLNVVGDLKAELEPFSSRQRPGLAWEQRPPLLTRAQPSRLGNMKPALTPVLLLLLLLRFGTQGAKVQRTCGRPRMLNRMVGGQDALAGEWPWQVSIQRNGSHFCGGSLITSRWVLTAAHCFSNTSETSLYGVLLGARQLLQPGPHAVYTRVKRVESNPRYQGMASSADVALVELQTPVTFTNHILPVCVPDPSVIFESGMNCWVTGWGSPSEQDRLPNPRILQKLAVPIIDTPKCNLLYSKDAEADLQLKTIKDDMLCAGYAEGKKDACKGDSGGPLVCLVDQSWVQAGVISWGEGCARRNRPGVYIQVTSHYDWIHRIIPELQFQGRASGQQQRMGGNSAPCLAAHGVMLALVALLTVL; encoded by the exons ATGTCTAATCTCCATGACTCCAGCCTCAACGTTGTAGGCGATCTGAAAGCAGAACTGGAGCCCTTCTCCTCCAGGCAGCGCCCTGGCCTAGCCTG GGAGCAGCGCCCGCCACTGCTGACCCGGGCCCAGCCCTCCAGGCTGGGGAACATGAAGCCGGCCCTGACccctgtgctgctgctgctgctgctgctgaggttTG GGACACAAGGAGCCAAGGTTCAGAGAA CTTGTGGGCGCCCAAGGATGCTCAACCGGATGGTGGGAGGGCAGGACGCATTGGCAGGcgagtggccctggcaggtcagCATCCAGCGCAATGGAAGCCACTTCTGTGGGGGAAGTCTCATCACAAGTCGATGGGTCCTCACCGCAGCGCACTGCTTCTCCAA CACCTCAGAAACTTCCCTGTATGGAGTCCTGCTGGGGGCACGGCAGCTGCTGCAGCCGGGACCTCACGCGGTGTACACCCGTGTGAAGCGGGTGGAGAGCAACCCCCGGTACCAAGGCATGGCCTCCAGCGCCGATGTGGCCCTGGTGGAGCTGCAGACACCCGTGACCTTCACCAACCACATCCTCCCTGTGTGTGTGCCTGACCCCTCGGTCATCTTTGAGTCGGGCATGAACTGCTGGGTCACCGGCTGGGGTAGTCCCAGCGAACAAG aCCGCCTGCCCAACCCGCGGATCCTGCAGAAACTCGCTGTGCCCATCATCGACACGCCCAAGTGCAACCTGCTGTACAGCAAAGACGCCGAGGCCGACCTCCAGCTCAAGACCATCAAGGACGACATGCTCTGCGCAGGCTACGCGGAGGGCAAGAAAGACGCCTGCAAG GGTGACTCGGGGGGCCCCTTAGTGTGCCTTGTGGACCAGTCATGGGTACAGGCCGGGGTGATCAGCTGGGGAGAGGGCTGTGCCCGCCGGAACCGCCCAGGTGTCTACATCCAGGTCACTTCCCACTACGACTGGATCCACCGAATCATCCCAGAACTGCAGTTCCAGGGCAGAGCCAGTGGCCAACAGCAGCGAATGGGGGGGAACTCCGCACCCTGCCTGGCCGCCCATGGGGTCATGCTGGCCCTTGTAGCACTGCTCACTGTCCTCTGA